TGCGTTGGTGGTCTGGTTTAGAAAAAACAACGTCTCAGTCAGTAAAGAAATTGGTTTGACATAGTTTAAAGCAACTTGTTTGTTATAGAATATCTATTCCTCGGGGTTTCACATGAGGATCGCAATATAAGGTCGAAACATAATGTTATGagataatattaaagttaagaACGGCGTACTCTTAATTCTTATACGTAAGCACTCAACTTTAGTGACGCCTAGTGCAAACCCTTAATTCGGACTTCGAGGGTTTTTAGGACTCTTGTTGAGAAATATTATGGTTCAGCGGTTACAACTATCGATGGAATGATAAAAAATGCATTAAGGCGGTTTTACCATTTTTAGCTATCTCCTCcagaacttaaaaataaatttaatttaataattggaTTGCTAGCTACTTACTCAATTAGATTTCAATGGCTtcatgaattttgaaaagaaagGAAATTGCACTTTCTCaaacttagaaaaaaataatagtggTTTATGGTCAACTTTTTAGGTCCTTTTTGGTTAAATAATGAGCTAAAGTAAAAATTTCAGCAAATTTTCACGCCTTAAAAAAGGAATGAACAGTTCGCAACCTATCAGTTTATTAAACGTCTGTAATTGAAAGAGATTTTATGAGAACATTGTTTACAATCATTTACAATGCTCCGAGTTCGTGCCAAAGGCCAGCGTCACTACATTAGCGCGGGTTTTCGAAAATCGAACGCGGGAAtaagagaaaataaagaaaaaaaaaccgggAACGAAATAATTATGCACGTTCCGTTTCGTAATGGCGTCGCGCTACCGTTTCGATTTACAGCTGCGTGCACACTCTACGTATTGTCAGTAACGAAAAATGTAAGAAAAGGTTTTAATATTTAGTACCTATTTTTCTAGTAACAACAGATCACGAGACTCTGCGTTCCATTTCGAGGTCAAGTAACTTTTGAGACTTTGAGAAGACATAATATCTATTTTCACCAGTACCTCTGAGAGCACGATAAGGCGTCTACGGTTAAGCCATTACAAACCCTTTACCGGTTGACTTTATGGCACGGGCCGCCTCTCGTGTGAAGTGTTTAAATCGTAATCAATCACAAACTGTGGATCGGTAGACATCAGACGCCTTTGAGATAATTATGAAGGAAATGGGAATCTCATCAACATATGGAGAAACATACATATCTGAGCGAGGTATAGAGAGGGGAACATGCATGTTCCCCACTATGTTTTCTATACCCACTTGGTTCCGGTTAttttcacaaatattatttgtgataacaatcaattaaattcaaaaaaacatttatttcaagtagccttactttataaggacttttgaaacatcaaatcTGGCTGCTTATAATGGCTCTACCGCCAGTTTGAAAGGCAGACTCTACCAAGATGAggttaaattaatgaattgaagTTTGGCTCTTTTTGTTAATTTCGGCTGTGGTTAATAAGTTCGGTGTGTACAACGCCTTACAGTTAGCTTGTTCTCAGAATTTAATTATGCCCACCGTCCAGATTAGCCGGCGCGCGTTCGTTTTGTTAATAACTCTAATAATGGATGACGCTCGCACTTTTATTATGCCTTTAACTACTtgtgtttaattaaaactaaaaaaaagattttttttttaaattttaacgtgGACTCAGAGTTTTGTAATAATTGGTTTAATCCAGCCCTCTTGATTATTACCAGGCTGATAAAtttttggaaattaaaattagaataaaaacttaaaacactacttacttatattactaGTTTCAAAGCCACTTTCAAGAGTaacacttcacagagcatgcCAGTTGGTTCCTACAACGTGCTGcaatgtgtccatcaatctgcatGTGACTGCAATTACACCAGCCGCAACgaccttcagatcggaacagcattgcaacaatgctgttttgcGGCGGAAATAAGCTTGGCTGTAGTtctaccccggacgagctctgtcacaaaaaatttactactactaaagtgACAGACAGTCAAATGTGAGTTCTGTGATCGAGCTGGATTCTTTAGGAGCAAGGTTATGGAATTGGTAGAGTTTTTCCTTAAAAGTCTCTTGGAATATTAGTGTATTTTAAGTCCTATAGCATTTTTAATGTAGGTACGAGTGTCATTATCATTTTGGGGGATGACGTCGCTCGCGTCCGTAGGAGTTACCACCCTGTCCTTCAACAGGGCCCGCCCTACACGTGTCCCCTGGGTGGTGCAAAACGAGCTGACAACGCCGAACAACAGGCGGCGGTTAATTATCCTGACCACGGTTACCACAAACCCTGAGGCATTAAATACCCTCAAAAACGGTGGCAGTAGTACCCTGGGAAAGTACTGCTAGTATTTTTTCCCAAACACCCAATCCAAGGTGTCTCACGACCCGTGCCGATGGATGAATGGCTGATGGGTTAATCAGTCTTGAACGGAGTCTCCTCGAAACCGGGGCAAATCGAGGCAGTATCTTGCCCTTCGGGTCTCATGCGGGGCTCTGGGGCCTTGCGACATTTTATTTCCCTTGCTACTCGTGGGACTTGCATGGATACAAACATAGCAAATTTTCTACCATCCACCTCTGGTGGACTAGACCAGGAGCAGAGGAGTAAGACTGACTCAGCACCAACTGGTATTTTCCAGGAGCTGGGGACGCCTAGTGACTCTGCACCAACTGGAGCACCCTCGGCGCTGGACCGGGATGCTATGATGGAGGACGGAGGTCATACCACCTCTGCTCAGCCCTCGAGCAAACCTGCCCAGCCCGACAACATCTACTCCAATCCAGCGTTCAGACGCTTGAGTGGGGCGGGAAAAAAGAGAATGTGGAGGCTCCTGAAGGGGGGTCTCGAACTCAACGAGGCCATTCTTCAGGCAGGCAAACCTTGCTCGACTCAACCGGATGGTCAGCGATCTAACCTCAAGAGGGGCAGACCAGAGGACAACTCCCCCAAGGAGAAGCCGAGCAAGGCTCCAAAATTGTCCACTACACCTGTGAGGCGGGGTACTAACCCGACTCTCAGCTATAGGGACATAGCGGGCGCGACTAGAGTTGGCATCCAATGACAGACGCGCAAATGAGTTCGGTTCGTGCGACCCTGGTCACCTTCCTGAACACAAAAGGGAGGTGCATGGACAACAGAGGCGCTGAACCGTCCTTTCTGGGCTTTACTCACAAGGCAGGATGGATTCTCGTAACCTGTGAGAATCAACGCAGCAAAGACTGGCTTGTGAGCGAAGTCCCAAATTGCAAGCCATGGCCTGAGGCGAACCTATCCATAATGGAGGATAGCGAGCTTCCAAAGCCATGGATTGCAACCACCCTCATTCCGGCGACTGATGCGTCCTCTGTCTCTGAGGCTCTGGACACCATCAGATACCAGAATGAGGGGCTTTACCCTGAACACTGGAGGGTCCTCAACGAGAGGGTCGACGGAGCAGGCATCATTGCTGCCATCTCCCTCGACGAGATCTCCGTTGAGACCCTCCGCGCACGTGACTTTCGGGTCAATATTGGCTTCCGGAAGATAGTGTTCAGGGTGAGAGGAGCCAATACTGGTTCTGCCTCGGGGGCAGCTGCAGAGGTGCACACTAACCCGGCGACTGCAGCACCTGGCTCGACTGGCCTGGGAGTGGGGTCGGCTGGGCCAAGCACCAGTCCGGCACCACCCGCTCCTGGCCCAAGCGGGCTGGGGGGCAGGAGCGCGGGGAACCAGGGGAGAGCACTACCCGGTGCGAGCGGACGGGGGGGGGGAGCTGCCGGCCGTAAAACTGGTAGCTCCTACAACCCTGTATCGAGCGGACTGGCGGGCTCTCATACTGGGCAAAACACCTCTGCGGCTGGCCGTAGAGGAAAGGCGGGCAAGGGGCCTAAGGGGGCTCATTCCGGCAGAGGGCACGCGCCCTCTCCAACGGGAGGAGGCTCTGGTGGACCCGCACCCGTCGTTAAAAGGGCCAAATAAATGGCGACTCCCGGGGCACCGGCGAGGGTCCTCCAAGCTAACCTTCACCACGCGGCCGCCGCTGCCGCGGTTGTGGAGAGGGTTCTTGTAGAAGGTAAATACAACCTCGCCCTCATCCAAGAACCCTGGGTTTCGCACTCAAACGTCCTAGGCCTGAACGCTGGGGGTAAGTTACTATCAAATACCAACGGTTGCAGGCCTAGAGCTTGTATTGTTTTCAACAGAAACATTAACTTTCTGCCGATTCCAGAATTATGCACTGACGACCTGGTGGCGGCATATATTGACCTCAACAGCTGGGGGGGCAGAAGAGTCATCCTCTGCTCAGCGTATTTACCCGGTGAGGTCACCAATCCTGCTGTCGCCCTACTCCCGGTGGTAGAGTACGCACGGGTACACAACGCGGAGCTACTGGTGGGATGTGACGCCAATGCCCACCACGACGCCTGGGGCAGCAGTGACATCAACGAAAGGGGTGAGTACCTTTACGATTTTCTTCTTGCAAACTGCCTTCAGCTCTTAAATAGGGGAAACACGCCTACTTTTATAACAAGGGCAAGACAGGAGGTCTTAGACATTACTTTCGCGACTACCAATCTAGCCAGGTATATCGAAAACTGGATGGTAAGCGATGAACCTTCCATGTCGGACCATCGACACATCAACTTTGACATAAAGTCATGCTCCAGCATGGAAACAGTTACTTACAGGAATCCGAGGTGCACCTCTTGGGACAGTTTCCAAAACAAACTAGAGAGCAACCTGGAACTGGTCCCCAAAAGTATAAAGACCCGTGTTGACCTTGACCTTGCGGTGGATGCTGTCTCCAGAGGTACAATCAGTGCCTTTGAAGACAGTTGCCCGCTTAGGGTGAAGACCACACGGCGTAAGGCACCGTGGTGGAACTCGAGGCTAAAACGACTCCGAGACAAAACACGTAAATTATTCAATAGGGCGAAGGCGACCAGAGAATGggacatttataaaaaagccCTAACTGAATACAATAAGGAGATAAGGAAAGCCAAGCGAGCATCGTGGAGGAGTTTCTGTGAGGAAATTAGTAGCCTGCCTCAAGGAGCGAGACTCCACAGAATGCTAGCTAAAGCGAAACCCAATCAACTGGGGCTCCTGAAAAATCCTAATGGAACCTACACGTCAAGTGAGAAGGAAACCCTAGAACTACTAGCCACAACTCACTTTCCAGGAGCGAAAATCGGGTACGCTGGAAGTACTATGGCATGCTCTCTCGGCCATCCAAAAGTTGAGGATTGGAGAAGGGCATCCATCGTCTTCAGACCTGGCACTGTGAGGTGGGCCATAAGCTCTTTTAACCCGAATAAAGCATGTGGAACTGACGGCATTACTCCCCTTCTTTTACAAAAGGGAGCCCAGTTGTTAGTTCCGCATCTGGTAAAAATCTTCAGGGCAAGCTACGCCTGGGGACTTATACCGGAACAATGGACCAAAGTTAAGGTCATCTTTATACCCAAAACGGGGAAAAAGGATTACGCACTGCCGAAATCCTTTAGACCCATAAGCCTATCCTCGTTCTTACTAAAAACGATGGAGAAAGTGCTTGATAGGTATATCAGAGATGCGTTTCTCATTGAGAGACCCATCCACGCTACCCAGCACGCATATTGCAAGGGCAGGTCCACTGAAACTGCTCTGCTCAGCCTTGTTGACAAGGTTGAAAAAGCGCTGGAGGATAAGGAGATCGCACTCTCTGCTTTTCTGGACATTGAGGGAGCATTTGACAACACCCCGATACGCACACTGGTGGGCGGTCTTGCCAATAAGCAGGCTGATCATACAACCATCAGGTGGGTAGAGGCGATGCTCTCCAACCGGAATGTAAAAATCGAACTAAACAGTTTCTCGGTTGAGGTGCTCACCACTAGGGGATGTCCGCAGGGCGGGGTTCTCTCGCCCCTGCTTTGGACCCTTGCGGTGGACAATTTATTGCACAAGATGGCTAACTTGCACTTTGATGTCCAAGGATACGCAGATGACTTGGTGGTCATTGTGCGAGGAGCATGTCAGGACACCCTCTCCCATCGCATGCAAAGAGCACTCAACACTATTGAAAAATGGTGTATAGAGAACGAACTTACAGTTAATGCTGACAAAACTGTAATAATACCGTTCACTAGGAAGCTTAAGATTGACAATCTTAAGCCACCCAAGCTGAACAACATAAGTATCCCATTCTCGGAAGAGgtcaaatacctgggagttACACTTGACAGGAAAATGA
Above is a genomic segment from Pararge aegeria chromosome 23, ilParAegt1.1, whole genome shotgun sequence containing:
- the LOC120634110 gene encoding cuticle collagen 13-like, with amino-acid sequence MTDAQMSSVRATLVTFLNTKGRCMDNRGAEPSFLGFTHKAGWILVTCENQRSKDWLVSEVPNCKPWPEANLSIMEDSELPKPWIATTLIPATDASSVSEALDTIRYQNEGLYPEHWRVLNERVDGAGIIAAISLDEISVETLRARDFRVNIGFRKIVFRVRGANTGSASGAAAEVHTNPATAAPGSTGLGVGSAGPSTSPAPPAPGPSGLGGRSAGNQGRALPGASGRGGGAAGRKTGSSYNPVSSGLAGSHTGQNTSAAGRRGKAGKGPKGAHSGRGHAPSPTGGGSGGPAPVVKRAK